One region of Chlamydia psittaci 6BC genomic DNA includes:
- a CDS encoding PhoH family protein — MKKTMVIDTSVFIYDPEALSSFENTRIIIPFTVIEELEAFAKDRDESAKNASRALSNIRLLLERSGNHAEGISLPNGSELRIEVSSIANLANDEKRRKLLTLELLQVIAQREPMVFVTKSLGRRVRAEALGIEARDYENKRFSFRSLYRGYRELTVSPSDVENFYTHGYLDVPLDIAPAPNEYFFISGGENYFALGRYHETEGRIVSLRALPDKIWGIKPLNNEQKCALDLLLRDDIKLVTLMGQAGSGKTVLALAAAMYQVFDKGNYNKLLVSRPIIPMGKDIGFLPGLKEEKLLHWMQPIYDNMEFLFSIGGMGDFSEVLQSLIEAKKLEMEALTYIRGRSLPKVFMIIDEAQNLTPHEIKTIISRAGKGTKIVLTGDPTQIDSLYFDENSNGLTYLVGKFHHLSLYGHMFLTRTERSKLAAAAATIL, encoded by the coding sequence ATGAAGAAGACAATGGTCATTGATACGAGTGTGTTTATTTATGATCCTGAAGCCCTATCATCGTTTGAGAATACACGCATCATTATTCCATTTACTGTAATTGAAGAGCTGGAGGCTTTTGCTAAAGATCGTGATGAATCGGCAAAAAATGCTTCGCGAGCTTTGAGCAATATCCGTTTACTACTTGAAAGGTCAGGTAATCATGCCGAAGGCATTTCTTTACCCAATGGCAGTGAATTGCGTATAGAAGTATCTTCTATTGCGAATTTAGCTAATGATGAAAAACGTAGAAAACTTCTCACGTTAGAACTTCTTCAAGTGATCGCACAACGAGAACCTATGGTTTTTGTTACGAAAAGTCTGGGACGTAGAGTGCGAGCCGAGGCCCTTGGAATAGAAGCTAGAGATTATGAAAATAAGAGATTTTCTTTTAGATCTCTGTATCGTGGTTATCGTGAGTTAACTGTATCCCCATCGGATGTAGAGAACTTTTATACACATGGGTACTTAGATGTGCCTTTGGATATCGCTCCAGCGCCTAATGAATATTTTTTCATTTCTGGAGGAGAAAATTATTTTGCCCTTGGTCGTTATCATGAAACTGAGGGAAGGATTGTTTCTTTGAGAGCTCTTCCAGATAAAATTTGGGGAATAAAACCTTTAAATAATGAACAAAAATGTGCGTTGGATCTTCTTTTAAGAGACGATATAAAGTTAGTTACCCTTATGGGACAAGCTGGGTCTGGGAAAACCGTATTGGCTTTAGCTGCAGCTATGTATCAGGTATTTGATAAGGGAAATTATAATAAGTTATTGGTAAGTCGTCCTATTATCCCTATGGGTAAGGATATTGGATTTCTTCCAGGTCTTAAGGAAGAAAAGCTTCTTCATTGGATGCAGCCCATCTACGATAATATGGAATTTCTTTTTAGTATTGGTGGGATGGGGGATTTTTCCGAAGTTTTACAGTCTTTAATTGAGGCTAAAAAATTAGAAATGGAAGCGCTCACCTATATTCGTGGACGGTCTTTGCCAAAGGTGTTTATGATTATCGATGAAGCACAAAATCTTACTCCTCATGAGATTAAAACAATCATTTCTCGTGCAGGTAAGGGCACAAAAATTGTTTTAACTGGGGACCCTACGCAAATTGATAGTTTGTACTTTGATGAGAATTCCAATGGTCTTACTTACTTAGTCGGTAAGTTCCATCACTTATCTTTATACGGCCATATGTTTCTCACGCGTACGGAGCGCTCTAAACTTGCTGCTGCGGCTGCAACTATTTTATAG
- a CDS encoding SH3 domain-containing protein: MRTLSISMLLFTIGSGISSVSLHAAPSTSKTPAAQVDKASFAPFTGEIKGNRVRLRLAPHVDSSIVKELSKGDYVAVIGESKDYYIVAAPEGLKGYVFRTFVLDNVIEGEQVNVRLEPSTSAPVLARLSRGTEIQATSNQPQGKWLEIALPNQCAFYVAKNFVSQKGPIDIYKHRQGQKKIALDLLDSAMNFAKAELQKPLDAVDLEAIYKKINLIQSEEFNDVPGLQPLIQKALEEIQDTYLSKSLTNQDNTIGKQQVSNSSNVVDSIEKPTTGSLLSRHIRKQTTIKTSPKTQGRESLELSLFKIWASMQPQENAKKLTQEAFYEEEKKKKQTFVGELEIYPHVVKNNPGDFLLKDKENTIAFVYATKIDLEKWLGKRVSVECLPRPNNHFAFPAYYIINIKEIAS, from the coding sequence ATGCGAACGCTATCGATTTCTATGCTTTTGTTTACCATCGGGTCAGGAATAAGTTCAGTAAGCTTGCATGCTGCACCTTCCACATCAAAGACTCCCGCTGCGCAAGTAGACAAGGCTTCCTTTGCTCCATTTACAGGAGAGATTAAAGGAAATCGTGTTCGTCTACGCTTAGCTCCTCATGTTGATAGTTCTATTGTAAAAGAACTATCCAAAGGTGATTATGTCGCTGTAATTGGTGAAAGTAAGGATTACTACATTGTTGCAGCACCCGAAGGTCTAAAAGGTTATGTATTTCGGACGTTTGTTTTAGACAATGTTATTGAAGGCGAACAAGTGAATGTACGTTTAGAGCCTTCAACATCAGCTCCTGTGCTTGCACGATTATCCCGAGGAACAGAAATCCAAGCAACATCCAACCAACCACAAGGAAAGTGGTTAGAGATTGCTTTACCTAACCAATGTGCTTTCTACGTTGCGAAAAACTTTGTTTCTCAGAAAGGCCCTATCGATATTTATAAACATAGACAAGGTCAGAAAAAAATCGCTTTAGACTTGCTAGATTCCGCTATGAATTTTGCTAAAGCAGAGTTACAGAAACCATTAGATGCGGTTGATCTAGAAGCTATTTATAAAAAGATTAACCTTATACAATCTGAAGAATTTAATGATGTCCCAGGTCTACAACCTCTAATACAAAAAGCTTTAGAGGAAATTCAAGATACTTACCTATCGAAGTCATTAACAAATCAAGATAATACGATAGGGAAACAACAAGTGTCCAACTCTTCTAATGTTGTTGACAGTATCGAGAAACCTACAACAGGATCGTTGTTATCTCGACATATCCGTAAGCAAACAACAATAAAAACTTCTCCAAAAACTCAAGGAAGAGAAAGCCTAGAATTGTCGTTGTTTAAAATTTGGGCGAGCATGCAACCCCAAGAAAACGCTAAAAAGCTTACTCAAGAAGCCTTCTATGAGGAAGAGAAAAAGAAAAAGCAAACTTTTGTTGGTGAGCTTGAAATTTATCCTCATGTCGTAAAAAACAATCCCGGGGATTTTTTACTTAAAGACAAAGAAAACACTATAGCATTCGTCTATGCAACAAAAATAGACTTAGAAAAATGGTTAGGAAAGAGAGTTTCTGTGGAATGCCTCCCTCGCCCAAACAACCATTTTGCTTTCCCTGCTTATTACATAATTAACATCAAAGAAATAGCTTCTTAA
- a CDS encoding exo-alpha-sialidase, translated as MWKGWICLIFFSPAVVHAGETYKPCEELWLSSDNRTSGMSTIVETSGRLLVVWQDCDSNKLIGRRCDLGIWSEPYEIFPQESGLFSHPVLVRISSQEIWLFYRKQQVGESRSQPYVAFSFNSGFHWLEHRLLPPGIEGTTRNPPYVDRIRNRVYIPSYNVYEIPGQAVIGDSWVEIYNFFSKSWEGRMGPILGGSRNQVPIEPAIVKFTSNKLALFFRNASVEESYICMAVSTNQGSSWSKLKNLPWRSYDNSIAVQSGRNGKLYLFANSARAGERLTCFSSYNEGITWNHPKLIDSGYSVDPSAYLDRQGCMHLVYTSKDDQGTQRIKYYRIKEDTLLLNCPACWILEDIKESTDE; from the coding sequence AGGAATGTCGACAATTGTAGAGACTTCGGGACGTCTTCTTGTTGTTTGGCAAGATTGCGACAGCAATAAGTTGATAGGAAGGCGTTGTGACCTGGGGATATGGTCAGAGCCTTATGAAATTTTTCCTCAAGAGTCCGGCCTATTTTCCCACCCTGTATTAGTAAGAATTAGCTCTCAAGAAATTTGGCTGTTTTATAGAAAGCAACAGGTTGGAGAGAGTAGAAGTCAACCTTATGTAGCTTTTTCTTTTAATTCAGGATTTCATTGGTTGGAGCATAGACTCTTGCCTCCAGGAATAGAAGGAACAACTAGAAATCCTCCATACGTTGATAGGATAAGAAATCGCGTATACATTCCCTCGTACAATGTTTATGAAATTCCTGGTCAGGCGGTGATAGGGGACTCTTGGGTTGAAATCTATAATTTCTTTTCTAAATCTTGGGAAGGACGTATGGGTCCGATTTTAGGAGGTTCGCGAAATCAAGTTCCTATAGAACCTGCAATTGTAAAATTCACGTCGAATAAGCTCGCATTGTTTTTTAGGAATGCTTCTGTAGAAGAGAGTTATATTTGTATGGCTGTATCGACAAATCAAGGAAGCTCTTGGTCAAAACTCAAGAACCTTCCCTGGCGCAGCTATGACAATAGTATTGCTGTTCAATCCGGGAGAAATGGCAAACTGTACCTTTTTGCGAATAGTGCTCGTGCAGGAGAGAGGCTTACATGCTTCTCATCATATAATGAGGGAATAACTTGGAATCATCCTAAGCTTATTGACTCTGGTTATAGCGTAGACCCTAGTGCGTATCTAGACAGACAAGGATGCATGCATCTTGTCTATACAAGTAAAGACGACCAGGGGACTCAACGCATTAAGTACTATAGAATCAAAGAAGATACTCTACTTCTAAATTGTCCTGCATGCTGGATACTGGAAGATATAAAAGAGAGTACGGACGAATAA